The following coding sequences are from one Paenibacillus sp. FSL R5-0912 window:
- a CDS encoding phosphotransferase → MGKVFGTSYSVAMVTKLHGGAQKVVYKIECTNGFSCVLYVWDITMNYFQEEIVNQNTNEQSYGSEQFEINNRYLLEHSIRTPALYDMNKEGNPYDFDYALVEYVAGQAAEAYFNHSDSRVKDTIFQRLGDMITGMHAGESEIYGKPDQTEPDTGQCHLIQLQNAIIQLSYASEYIDVIRRNQGKLLDMLYNLESKIEPRSRYGYIHGELGPNHVLVTDQLEPCLIDIEGAGFYDIEHEHSFMEFRFGDFYRYLKNDNLDVNRKLFYQYHHHLSLISAGLKLVHRGYPDQQTAKGITDYHTRRALQFIES, encoded by the coding sequence TTGGGGAAGGTCTTTGGCACAAGTTATTCTGTTGCAATGGTTACGAAGCTGCATGGTGGCGCGCAAAAGGTGGTCTATAAGATAGAATGCACTAATGGATTTTCTTGCGTTCTGTATGTGTGGGATATTACCATGAATTATTTTCAAGAAGAAATTGTGAATCAGAATACGAATGAGCAATCCTACGGCAGTGAACAATTTGAGATAAACAACAGATATTTACTCGAACATTCTATCCGGACGCCTGCTCTCTATGATATGAATAAGGAAGGGAATCCTTATGATTTTGATTATGCGCTTGTTGAGTATGTAGCCGGGCAAGCAGCCGAGGCCTATTTCAATCATTCTGATTCCAGGGTTAAGGATACTATCTTTCAACGCCTGGGAGACATGATTACGGGCATGCATGCGGGGGAAAGCGAAATTTACGGAAAACCGGATCAGACCGAGCCCGACACGGGACAATGTCATCTTATCCAGTTGCAAAATGCTATAATTCAGTTGTCATATGCCTCTGAATATATTGATGTTATCCGCAGGAATCAGGGTAAGCTGCTCGATATGCTGTACAACCTTGAGTCCAAAATAGAACCCAGAAGCCGTTATGGATATATTCACGGAGAGCTTGGTCCTAACCATGTGCTGGTTACGGATCAGCTTGAACCCTGTTTGATTGATATTGAAGGAGCCGGATTCTACGATATTGAGCACGAGCACAGTTTTATGGAATTCCGTTTTGGCGATTTCTACCGGTATCTGAAGAATGATAATCTCGATGTAAACAGGAAGCTGTTCTATCAATATCATCATCATCTTTCGTTGATCTCGGCGGGCTTAAAGCTGGTTCATAGAGGTTATCCGGATCAGCAGACAGCAAAGGGAATTACTGATTATCATACCAGACGTGCTTTGCAGTTTATAGAATCTTGA
- a CDS encoding DNA-binding protein, with translation MTDTHESPPGSSLPEIISKPAHRALAGAGIVSLEQLNTITEAELLKLHGMGPKGIRILRQALADKGLDFAK, from the coding sequence GTGACAGATACTCATGAATCCCCGCCAGGCAGCAGCCTGCCAGAGATAATCTCCAAGCCGGCGCACCGGGCGCTGGCCGGAGCCGGTATTGTAAGCCTGGAGCAGCTAAACACAATTACAGAAGCAGAGCTGTTGAAGCTGCACGGCATGGGTCCCAAGGGCATCCGTATTCTCCGCCAGGCACTTGCAGACAAAGGGCTTGATTTTGCTAAGTAA
- a CDS encoding metallophosphoesterase, producing MKFTLLMLLSSALILSGCKERASTSLNAAAAVTEPETAIDSTAPVSFWVATDTHYLDKALEDGGQAFQTYVTGGDGKMLPYSDELTEALVYDVEQKEPEFLILSGDLTNNGEASSHKELAAKLHRIEAMGTSVYVIPGNHDINNPWARSFDGDKQVVADHINAEDFLATYEDFGYHEALSRDADSLSYVVKAAPGLWLLMIDSAQYAHNEEYNFPQTDGRLLPSTLSWMDENVKLAAQEHASIITVMHHNLLSHTSMAVSGFKLNNSQETMKTLRKDGLNLVLSGHIHMQDIRRDPSADSIDPAMPVYDIATSAMAVNPHQYGAMTFDPVSRAFTYNTAAVDVEGWAQAKDITDPHLLNFKSYAEETFASESYEKAMTRLKDSTFTAAQKQSMAEVMSRLNVKYFAGSAADSLDEIQAMPGYKLWESMEGGFMSGYIRSMAEHSGQSNVSLEMVLTTQ from the coding sequence ATGAAATTCACATTATTAATGCTGCTAAGTTCTGCCTTGATTTTAAGCGGCTGCAAAGAAAGAGCTTCGACATCTTTAAATGCAGCGGCCGCGGTTACAGAACCTGAGACAGCTATAGATTCCACTGCGCCTGTGTCCTTCTGGGTCGCTACCGATACACATTATCTGGATAAAGCGCTTGAGGATGGCGGCCAAGCCTTCCAGACCTATGTCACGGGCGGAGACGGTAAGATGCTTCCCTACAGTGATGAATTGACTGAAGCCCTTGTCTATGATGTGGAACAGAAGGAGCCTGAATTCCTCATTCTCAGTGGCGATCTCACCAACAATGGTGAAGCAAGCAGCCATAAAGAATTAGCCGCGAAGCTGCACCGGATTGAGGCAATGGGTACCAGCGTATATGTTATTCCCGGTAACCACGATATTAATAACCCTTGGGCCAGATCCTTTGACGGTGACAAGCAGGTGGTTGCAGATCATATTAACGCGGAGGATTTCCTCGCGACCTATGAGGATTTCGGTTACCATGAGGCGCTATCCCGGGATGCTGACAGCCTAAGCTATGTGGTTAAGGCCGCTCCAGGCCTCTGGCTTCTGATGATTGACAGCGCCCAGTATGCACATAATGAAGAGTACAATTTCCCGCAGACAGACGGGCGGCTCTTACCTTCAACCTTGTCCTGGATGGATGAAAATGTGAAGCTGGCCGCACAGGAGCATGCCTCGATCATTACCGTAATGCATCATAATCTGTTAAGCCACACCTCCATGGCGGTATCCGGCTTCAAGCTTAACAACAGCCAGGAAACCATGAAGACACTCCGCAAGGATGGCCTCAATCTGGTCTTATCCGGACATATCCATATGCAGGATATCCGCCGGGACCCTTCTGCAGATTCTATTGATCCGGCCATGCCTGTATACGATATTGCTACTAGCGCAATGGCAGTTAATCCCCATCAGTACGGCGCGATGACGTTTGATCCGGTCTCCCGTGCTTTCACTTATAATACGGCCGCAGTAGACGTGGAGGGCTGGGCTCAAGCGAAGGATATTACCGACCCTCATCTGCTGAACTTCAAATCATATGCTGAAGAGACCTTTGCAAGTGAATCTTATGAGAAGGCAATGACCAGACTGAAGGATAGCACCTTTACAGCGGCTCAGAAGCAGTCGATGGCCGAAGTCATGTCCAGGCTGAACGTGAAATATTTCGCTGGCAGCGCAGCTGACTCACTGGATGAGATCCAAGCCATGCCGGGATACAAGCTGTGGGAGAGTATGGAGGGCGGATTCATGTCCGGGTATATCCGCAGTATGGCCGAACACTCCGGTCAGAGCAATGTATCGCTGGAGATGGTTCTGACTACACAGTAA
- a CDS encoding nitroreductase family protein has protein sequence MSKSFFEAVKGRRSVYAISKESPISDEQIQKIVEEAVLHSPTSFNSQSSRAVVLLGEQHDKLWDITAETLRKIVPTEQFEGTAQKLASFKAGYGSVLFFEDQAVVKHLQENFALYAENFPIWANQSSGILQFVVWTAFAEQGLGASLQHYNPLIDDEVKETFGIPAEWKLIAQLPFGTTVTPPGEKEFQPIEERVKVIK, from the coding sequence ATGTCTAAGAGCTTTTTCGAAGCGGTAAAAGGTAGACGTTCCGTATATGCCATCAGTAAAGAATCGCCAATCTCTGATGAACAGATCCAGAAGATCGTTGAAGAGGCAGTATTACATAGCCCGACTTCCTTCAACTCCCAGAGCTCCAGAGCCGTGGTTCTGCTGGGTGAACAACATGATAAACTGTGGGATATCACTGCAGAGACTTTGCGCAAAATCGTTCCCACTGAACAATTCGAAGGGACAGCACAGAAGTTAGCCTCCTTCAAAGCCGGTTACGGCTCCGTGCTCTTCTTCGAAGACCAGGCGGTAGTGAAGCATCTTCAAGAGAACTTTGCACTGTATGCAGAGAATTTCCCGATCTGGGCCAACCAGTCCTCAGGGATTCTGCAGTTCGTAGTGTGGACAGCTTTCGCAGAACAGGGTCTGGGCGCTTCGCTTCAGCATTATAACCCGCTGATTGACGATGAAGTCAAAGAAACATTCGGTATTCCGGCAGAGTGGAAGCTGATTGCGCAGCTGCCATTCGGTACAACTGTAACCCCTCCGGGAGAGAAGGAATTCCAGCCGATCGAAGAGCGTGTGAAAGTCATTAAATAA
- a CDS encoding peptidylprolyl isomerase → MDKKDFNENGQLENGGTPEENDTSVVTPEDGIEPAEAVSDPQEEVMIPAEPVQAATESSSSVHSPKIEESVPVMNKVGDGTPPSKPAAPAGGKGWMIASIILAAALIVVLIVQPFKKDDSKIAVATVNGTDITKAQLYDKLVEAGGESTLQNLITTTLVDQEAKKANITVTDEDINQEIADLITQFGGEEALNSALQQSSMTLEDLKKQMPLQVEIRKLVEPKVTITDEDISKYYDENKATFNQEEEVRASHILVETKEEADAIVKQLKDGADFATIAKEKSADTGSKDKGGDLDFFKRADMVAEFSDAAFNMKVGETSGAVKTDYGYHIIKVTDRKEAHEYTLAEKKEEITKTLKAQKVSEMSSTWLADLTKNATITNTLTDTPDASATPAASAAPDASADPAAATEAPAK, encoded by the coding sequence ATGGACAAAAAAGATTTCAACGAAAATGGACAGCTTGAAAACGGCGGAACGCCGGAAGAGAACGACACTTCTGTAGTTACCCCGGAAGATGGAATTGAACCTGCGGAGGCCGTATCTGACCCTCAGGAGGAAGTAATGATTCCGGCAGAACCTGTACAAGCTGCAACAGAAAGCTCCAGCAGCGTGCATTCTCCGAAAATTGAAGAAAGCGTTCCCGTAATGAACAAGGTAGGCGACGGTACTCCTCCTTCCAAGCCGGCCGCACCTGCGGGTGGTAAAGGCTGGATGATCGCCTCCATCATATTGGCAGCGGCATTAATTGTAGTCCTGATTGTGCAGCCTTTCAAGAAAGACGACAGCAAGATCGCTGTTGCTACCGTTAACGGAACGGATATCACGAAAGCACAGCTTTACGATAAATTGGTTGAAGCAGGCGGGGAATCCACGCTGCAGAACCTGATTACTACCACTCTCGTGGATCAGGAAGCGAAGAAAGCCAACATTACCGTAACCGATGAAGACATTAACCAGGAGATCGCAGACCTGATCACCCAGTTCGGCGGTGAGGAAGCCCTGAATTCTGCTCTGCAGCAGAGCTCCATGACTCTGGAAGACCTGAAGAAGCAAATGCCTTTGCAGGTTGAAATCCGCAAGCTGGTTGAACCGAAGGTTACCATTACGGATGAGGATATCTCCAAATACTATGACGAGAACAAAGCTACCTTCAATCAGGAAGAAGAAGTTCGCGCTTCCCACATCCTCGTTGAAACCAAAGAAGAAGCCGATGCCATCGTCAAACAGCTGAAAGACGGAGCAGACTTCGCCACAATCGCTAAAGAGAAATCTGCAGATACCGGTTCCAAAGACAAAGGCGGAGACCTCGACTTCTTCAAACGTGCCGATATGGTTGCTGAATTCTCCGATGCAGCCTTCAACATGAAGGTTGGCGAAACCAGCGGTGCTGTGAAGACCGATTACGGTTATCACATTATCAAGGTTACTGACCGTAAAGAAGCACATGAATACACGCTTGCTGAGAAAAAAGAGGAAATCACCAAGACTCTGAAAGCGCAGAAAGTCTCGGAAATGTCTTCTACCTGGCTGGCTGATTTGACCAAGAATGCCACCATCACCAATACTTTGACCGATACTCCAGATGCATCCGCTACTCCGGCAGCATCTGCCGCACCAGATGCCAGCGCAGACCCTGCTGCTGCAACAGAAGCTCCAGCCAAGTAA
- a CDS encoding LytTR family transcriptional regulator DNA-binding domain-containing protein encodes MSSLLEARNVYEDFEVETDILFFKVGDHDLVIFHGRNYNIKKRMTAEQLNRLLSSNSYYHVYGGCYVNLNKISSIEDDCIYFGEMGLYAKSVRVPRRKQESIRHLLRGLSS; translated from the coding sequence ATGAGCAGCCTGCTGGAAGCCAGAAATGTATATGAGGACTTCGAGGTGGAGACAGACATTCTGTTCTTTAAGGTCGGGGACCATGACCTGGTCATTTTTCACGGCAGAAACTACAACATTAAAAAGAGAATGACTGCCGAGCAATTGAACCGCTTATTGTCAAGCAACAGCTATTATCATGTGTACGGGGGCTGCTACGTTAACCTGAACAAGATCAGTTCCATCGAAGATGACTGTATCTACTTCGGTGAAATGGGCTTGTATGCCAAGTCTGTGCGTGTTCCCAGACGCAAACAGGAAAGCATCCGCCATCTGCTGAGAGGACTTAGCTCCTAA
- a CDS encoding lactonase family protein has product MNENTKLLLFTGSYATVEESGVQVFAFDGEAGGTLERLDTADGITNPTFVNVDPSGLKLYAIGEKPSGEGGKEGEIVTFAIEPKTGKLSELKRTPTMPAAGTGQTTTCNINRDAESEHIVVCSYHGGTVGLLTLDADGIPEALTDIAVHTGHSDLPGHDRPHPHSAIFSPDERFLFVSDLGLDLIRTYRINREANKLEALGDTALHEGAGPRHFVFHPDGKSAYVINELDSTVTSFLYDAAAGTLQTAFTVSTLPEGYPSDNNSCAEIAFSKDGRYLYGSNRGHDSIVVYSVNPASAELTLMEHVSTRGGHPRHFSVTPDGGYLIVANRDGNNLVVFSLDANGGRLTFTGNTAELSKPVCVMPAVFAG; this is encoded by the coding sequence ATGAATGAGAATACGAAGCTGCTGTTGTTTACCGGCTCTTATGCAACGGTTGAGGAGAGCGGGGTTCAGGTGTTTGCTTTTGACGGTGAAGCCGGAGGTACACTTGAGCGGCTGGATACAGCTGATGGCATAACGAACCCGACGTTCGTAAATGTGGACCCTTCCGGGCTGAAGCTGTATGCGATTGGCGAGAAGCCAAGTGGGGAGGGCGGCAAAGAGGGAGAGATTGTAACCTTCGCGATTGAGCCTAAGACCGGTAAGCTGAGTGAATTGAAGCGGACTCCGACGATGCCTGCCGCAGGCACAGGTCAAACCACGACCTGTAATATCAATAGAGATGCTGAAAGCGAACATATTGTAGTATGCAGCTATCACGGGGGAACGGTAGGACTGCTCACCCTGGATGCAGACGGAATACCCGAAGCCCTGACGGATATTGCAGTACATACCGGTCATAGTGATCTTCCTGGCCACGACCGGCCGCATCCGCATTCGGCTATCTTCAGTCCGGATGAGCGTTTCCTGTTTGTGTCTGATCTCGGGCTGGATCTGATCCGGACCTACCGGATTAACAGAGAAGCGAATAAGCTTGAAGCGCTTGGAGATACTGCACTGCATGAAGGAGCGGGACCACGCCATTTCGTGTTCCATCCGGATGGCAAATCCGCTTATGTGATCAATGAGCTGGATTCCACCGTAACTTCTTTCCTATATGATGCTGCTGCAGGGACTCTGCAGACGGCATTTACGGTATCGACACTTCCTGAAGGTTACCCGTCAGACAATAACAGCTGTGCTGAAATTGCATTTTCCAAGGATGGGAGATATCTGTACGGTTCAAACCGCGGCCACGACAGTATCGTTGTCTACAGTGTAAATCCGGCATCGGCTGAGCTTACATTGATGGAGCATGTATCCACAAGAGGGGGGCATCCGCGCCACTTCTCGGTAACGCCGGACGGAGGCTATCTGATTGTTGCCAACCGGGACGGCAATAATCTGGTGGTCTTCTCACTGGATGCTAATGGTGGACGATTAACCTTCACAGGAAATACGGCGGAATTGTCCAAGCCAGTCTGTGTCATGCCTGCCGTATTTGCCGGATAG
- the hfq gene encoding RNA chaperone Hfq yields MESLKLQERLLNQCISTKVPVTIFTTNGVKMQGLVTSYDAYTITLQGQGDGRQNVLFKSAVSTVVPLKPVSLK; encoded by the coding sequence GTGGAAAGTCTAAAATTGCAGGAACGTTTGTTGAACCAGTGTATCTCAACAAAAGTGCCCGTGACCATTTTTACAACTAACGGAGTCAAAATGCAGGGACTCGTAACCTCTTATGACGCTTATACTATCACCTTGCAGGGTCAAGGTGACGGCAGACAGAACGTACTCTTCAAATCGGCAGTCTCCACGGTAGTGCCGTTGAAGCCCGTCTCACTCAAATAA
- a CDS encoding phosphatase PAP2 family protein → MLYYHYWSGGFRRFIWFLLGFILIAVLVKQGGAAGFDRAVIHIVQSMESPPLTALAKSLSLVGSSRLAIGISLLTMTILFFALKHRMELALFLWVGLGSQLLNTLLKLWFHRERPTVHRLIEQAGYSFPSGHSMAAFSLYGVIAYLLWRHMHNRRERFILILFTVLMTGGIGWSRIYLGVHYPSDVIGGYAASGAWLMLSAACFEAYRNFRERQGSGPHGKKDARK, encoded by the coding sequence ATGCTTTATTATCATTACTGGTCCGGCGGATTTCGCCGTTTTATATGGTTTTTGCTGGGATTTATCCTGATCGCTGTATTAGTTAAACAGGGCGGAGCTGCAGGCTTTGACCGTGCCGTTATACATATCGTGCAATCTATGGAATCGCCGCCGCTCACTGCGCTGGCCAAAAGCCTATCGCTCGTCGGCTCTTCGAGACTGGCTATCGGGATTTCGCTGCTGACTATGACTATATTATTCTTCGCCTTGAAGCACCGGATGGAACTGGCTTTGTTTCTGTGGGTAGGCTTAGGCTCCCAATTGCTGAATACACTGCTGAAGCTGTGGTTTCACCGCGAACGTCCCACTGTACACAGACTCATTGAACAGGCCGGGTATAGCTTTCCAAGCGGACATTCTATGGCTGCCTTCTCATTATACGGGGTGATTGCCTATCTTCTCTGGAGGCATATGCACAACAGACGCGAGCGGTTCATCCTGATTCTGTTCACCGTACTGATGACCGGCGGGATCGGCTGGAGCCGGATTTATCTGGGAGTGCATTATCCCAGTGATGTGATCGGCGGATACGCAGCCAGCGGCGCATGGCTGATGCTGTCTGCCGCCTGCTTCGAGGCTTACCGGAACTTCAGGGAACGCCAGGGGTCAGGACCGCACGGCAAAAAGGATGCCCGCAAGTAA
- a CDS encoding FUSC family protein: MAFGARILKTGMAVTLALYLSVLLNFASPVGAAIAAIFAMQPSIYRSWRYFLDQIQTSTMGAVIALLGGMLLSNEPIAVGLVCILVIMISMKMNRADTIGLTLVTVISVMEASGQWQFALTRFLLTLTGILSAFIINIAVFPPKPRKQYIQQIENVFTSLSLLLRTAVSHEMKESVFRDEKNALEGSIKALADKYALFEEEQKQLRRAKYSQTRQMVVYKNLLNSLQKGFQVLEAIDRHYFQAERTERTDKLFDRHLEQLIKYHEYILLKFENKLKPGAHDSELLAEDNDRFLEAAIHGYDSEKSGQLRLSVVAAAIYDYGYQLDRLDRVADQINRMNTDEKDSADMTGEI; the protein is encoded by the coding sequence TTGGCTTTTGGTGCCCGCATACTCAAAACAGGAATGGCAGTCACGCTCGCACTTTATCTGTCCGTTCTACTTAATTTCGCCTCCCCTGTCGGTGCGGCTATAGCGGCTATTTTTGCAATGCAGCCATCCATATACAGATCATGGAGGTATTTCCTCGATCAGATTCAGACCAGCACCATGGGAGCTGTGATAGCACTGCTGGGCGGAATGCTGCTGTCCAATGAACCGATTGCGGTCGGGCTGGTATGTATTCTGGTGATTATGATCAGCATGAAAATGAACCGCGCCGATACGATCGGCCTGACGCTTGTTACCGTAATCTCCGTAATGGAGGCTTCCGGGCAGTGGCAATTTGCGCTCACCCGTTTTCTGCTGACGCTGACCGGTATTCTGTCGGCATTCATTATTAATATCGCTGTCTTTCCGCCGAAGCCGCGCAAGCAGTACATTCAGCAGATTGAGAATGTATTCACCAGCCTATCACTGCTGTTAAGGACTGCGGTATCGCATGAAATGAAGGAAAGTGTATTTCGGGATGAGAAGAACGCTCTAGAGGGTTCCATTAAGGCGCTGGCTGACAAGTATGCATTGTTCGAAGAGGAGCAGAAGCAGCTAAGAAGGGCGAAATACAGCCAGACAAGGCAGATGGTGGTGTATAAGAATCTGCTAAATTCTCTGCAGAAGGGGTTTCAGGTGCTGGAGGCTATAGACCGGCATTACTTCCAGGCCGAGCGAACAGAACGTACCGATAAGCTGTTTGACCGGCATCTGGAGCAGCTGATCAAATATCATGAGTACATCCTGCTGAAATTCGAGAATAAGCTGAAGCCGGGTGCGCATGATTCTGAACTTCTGGCAGAAGACAACGACCGTTTTCTGGAGGCGGCTATCCACGGATATGATTCTGAGAAATCGGGGCAGCTGCGGTTGTCCGTGGTGGCAGCGGCAATATATGATTACGGCTATCAGCTGGATCGTCTGGATAGGGTGGCTGATCAGATTAACCGGATGAACACGGACGAGAAGGACTCTGCCGATATGACGGGGGAAATATAA
- the helD gene encoding RNA polymerase recycling motor HelD, protein MDKHDHEWQEEQERVTGITRQLSTHIRLLSEELGLHRTDVVDMRKDFWEEVTVNFSSPDDLGETSTSLRQQAQILNERERHHLQSSKALKKYKKLVVSPYFGRIDFSESTDTAADKIYLGIGSLMEDNGTFLIYDWRAPISSLYYDGAPGPAAYDTPGGLITGNMELKRQFVIDNGEIEVMFDTGVTIGDELLQQVLSHSADDRMKSIVATIQKEQNAVIRNDRSRMLVVQGAAGSGKTSAALQRVAYLLYKYREVLQADQMLLFSPNPLFNSYVSTVLPELGEENMQQTTFQMYLEHRLGQEFQLEDVFNQTESLLNAPDGPEASIRRAGITYKSSVSFLDVIRRYVNLLEHEGMMFKPLMFQGRAVVGKEEMERQFYSYDPNIKLANRIELMTGWLLKRIAAFSIEERSASWVEDQIELMDNSDYQRAYNMMRRKGGGHNESFDDFETEKIMLARYIVSQRLKPLRGWTKRGRFVDVKGLYSRLFTDRELMNSLNSSQVLPDVWDDICSFTLTTLAGNELAYEDATPFLYLKELSQGFRTNTLIRHVIVDEVQDYSPFQLEFMRRLFPRAKMTVLGDLNQAIYAQGEVLGDLAGLVSIYGEVNTEVISLTRSYRSTYEIVEFTRAMIPGGEKIVPFNRRGEEPLLTVVDSEDDLLASVEQDVLNLHAQGYHYVAVICKTAEESARVHNELQSRLPVRLVTKETPNFQKGTLVLPAYLAKGVEFDAVIIYDGSAEKYGREHERKLFYTACTRAMHLLHIYSLGQPNPFLPAAVRETVSVGALQD, encoded by the coding sequence TTGGATAAACATGATCACGAGTGGCAAGAGGAGCAGGAGCGGGTCACCGGAATTACCAGGCAGTTATCTACACACATCCGGCTGCTGTCGGAGGAGCTTGGACTCCACCGTACAGATGTCGTGGATATGCGTAAGGACTTCTGGGAAGAAGTTACCGTGAACTTCAGCAGCCCTGACGATCTGGGCGAGACCTCAACCAGCCTGCGGCAGCAGGCACAGATCCTGAACGAACGCGAACGCCATCATCTCCAATCCAGTAAAGCGCTCAAAAAATATAAAAAGCTGGTCGTATCCCCCTACTTTGGCCGGATTGATTTCTCGGAATCCACGGATACTGCGGCAGATAAAATCTATCTGGGCATCGGTTCACTGATGGAGGATAACGGAACCTTCCTGATCTATGACTGGCGGGCCCCGATATCGAGCCTGTATTATGACGGTGCGCCGGGTCCGGCTGCCTATGACACACCGGGCGGATTAATTACGGGGAACATGGAGCTCAAACGCCAGTTTGTAATCGATAATGGAGAGATCGAAGTGATGTTCGATACCGGCGTAACGATCGGCGATGAGCTGCTTCAGCAGGTGCTGAGCCACAGCGCCGATGACCGGATGAAGAGCATCGTAGCGACCATCCAGAAGGAGCAGAATGCGGTGATCCGCAACGACAGAAGCCGGATGCTGGTTGTGCAGGGTGCGGCCGGAAGCGGCAAGACCTCAGCGGCGCTGCAGCGGGTAGCCTACCTGCTCTACAAATACCGCGAGGTGCTGCAGGCAGACCAGATGCTGCTCTTTTCACCGAACCCGCTGTTTAACAGCTATGTATCGACCGTCCTGCCTGAACTCGGTGAAGAGAATATGCAGCAGACCACCTTCCAGATGTATCTGGAGCACCGGCTTGGACAGGAGTTTCAGCTGGAGGATGTGTTCAATCAGACGGAGAGCCTGCTGAATGCGCCGGATGGGCCGGAAGCCTCCATACGCAGAGCCGGGATTACCTATAAATCCTCCGTATCGTTCCTGGATGTCATCCGGCGGTATGTAAACCTGCTGGAGCACGAAGGCATGATGTTCAAGCCGTTGATGTTCCAGGGGCGTGCGGTCGTCGGCAAGGAAGAGATGGAGCGCCAGTTCTATAGCTATGATCCGAATATCAAGCTGGCTAACCGGATCGAACTGATGACGGGCTGGCTGCTCAAAAGAATAGCCGCGTTTAGCATTGAGGAACGCAGTGCATCATGGGTCGAGGACCAGATTGAGCTTATGGACAACAGCGACTATCAGCGTGCTTATAATATGATGCGCCGCAAGGGCGGAGGGCATAATGAGAGCTTTGATGATTTTGAAACGGAGAAAATCATGCTCGCCCGTTATATCGTCAGCCAGCGCCTCAAGCCGCTGCGCGGCTGGACCAAACGCGGACGGTTCGTTGATGTGAAGGGGCTGTACAGCCGGCTGTTTACCGACCGGGAGTTAATGAACAGCTTGAACAGCAGCCAGGTTCTGCCTGATGTATGGGATGATATCTGCAGCTTCACGCTGACTACCCTTGCCGGGAACGAACTGGCCTATGAAGACGCGACACCATTTCTATATTTGAAGGAGCTCAGTCAGGGCTTCCGTACCAATACACTGATCCGTCATGTGATTGTCGATGAAGTGCAGGATTATTCGCCGTTCCAGCTGGAATTCATGCGCCGGCTCTTTCCGCGGGCCAAAATGACTGTCCTGGGCGATCTCAACCAGGCAATCTACGCGCAAGGTGAGGTGCTGGGGGATTTGGCCGGGCTGGTCAGCATCTATGGCGAAGTGAACACGGAAGTAATCTCATTGACCCGCAGCTACCGCTCCACCTATGAGATTGTCGAGTTTACACGGGCGATGATTCCCGGAGGGGAGAAAATCGTACCGTTTAACCGGCGCGGCGAGGAGCCTTTGCTGACGGTCGTGGACAGTGAAGACGACCTGCTGGCCTCGGTGGAGCAGGATGTGCTGAATCTGCATGCACAGGGCTATCATTATGTAGCTGTTATCTGCAAAACAGCGGAAGAAAGTGCACGGGTGCATAATGAACTGCAGAGCAGGCTGCCGGTAAGGCTGGTTACCAAGGAAACGCCTAATTTCCAAAAGGGTACTCTGGTGCTGCCCGCCTATCTGGCAAAAGGCGTGGAGTTCGATGCGGTAATTATCTACGATGGCTCGGCAGAGAAATATGGCCGTGAGCATGAACGCAAGCTTTTCTATACAGCCTGTACCCGGGCGATGCATCTGCTTCATATCTACAGCCTGGGGCAGCCTAATCCGTTCCTTCCGGCTGCGGTGCGTGAGACTGTATCGGTAGGAGCTTTACAGGACTGA